The following are encoded together in the Kribbella sp. CA-293567 genome:
- the yczR gene encoding aminotransferase-like domain-containing protein, which produces MDRSGDPAALAAVIGHRLTNGSGGLYRRLADVIAALIGSSELPVGARLPAERPLADALAVSRSTVVAAYDELRARGLVESRRGSGTTVAPAAAKGRSGADKRMPTGYGESLFHRITHGPSDVIAMTYAVDPGIPELAAEVEELARTELPLLLQGVGYHPRGLEVLRERIAEHFAESGLPTTPDEIVVTSGAHQAIALVTQMYLRTGAAVAIEQPSWPGCFDLFGAAGGRVVGVPLDDAGVRPDLLAAALREHQPAMLFVMPTFHNPTGRLMSAARRRQVAELAARHGVVVVEDNAYSAWDPAGPAIPAPLAAYAPEDAEVLTIGSVSKAVWGGLRIGWIRAPRPLAERLARHKALADLGSPVIDQALTARLLPRLAELTAARAEMATGRKHLMGQLLTKRLPEWRWEEPAGGSALWIQLPDTDARIFAQVALRHGVEVVAGRAMDPTGNHDDHLRVPFSYPAEVMSVAVDRLASAWRELRRHGPADAVPVIV; this is translated from the coding sequence GTGGACCGTTCTGGTGATCCGGCTGCTTTGGCCGCCGTGATCGGACATCGACTGACCAATGGCTCCGGTGGCCTCTACCGGCGGCTGGCCGACGTCATCGCCGCGTTGATCGGCTCCTCGGAGCTCCCCGTCGGCGCCCGCCTGCCGGCCGAGCGGCCGCTCGCCGACGCGCTGGCCGTCAGCCGATCGACCGTCGTCGCGGCGTACGACGAACTGCGCGCTCGCGGCCTGGTCGAGAGTCGCAGAGGCAGCGGTACGACGGTCGCTCCGGCTGCCGCCAAGGGCCGCTCGGGCGCTGACAAGCGAATGCCCACCGGGTACGGCGAATCGCTGTTCCACCGCATCACGCACGGCCCGAGCGACGTGATCGCCATGACGTACGCCGTCGACCCCGGTATCCCGGAACTCGCGGCCGAGGTGGAAGAGCTGGCCCGGACCGAACTGCCGTTGCTGCTGCAAGGTGTCGGCTATCACCCGCGAGGACTCGAGGTCCTGCGGGAACGGATCGCGGAGCACTTCGCGGAGTCTGGTCTGCCCACCACTCCGGACGAGATCGTGGTGACCAGCGGAGCCCATCAGGCGATCGCGCTGGTGACGCAGATGTACCTGCGTACCGGTGCGGCGGTGGCGATCGAGCAGCCGAGCTGGCCGGGCTGCTTCGACCTCTTCGGCGCGGCCGGCGGGCGCGTGGTCGGCGTACCGCTGGATGATGCGGGCGTTCGCCCGGATCTGCTCGCCGCCGCCCTGCGGGAACATCAGCCGGCGATGCTGTTCGTGATGCCGACCTTCCACAATCCGACCGGCCGGCTGATGTCGGCAGCGCGCCGCAGGCAGGTCGCCGAGCTGGCAGCCAGACACGGTGTCGTGGTCGTGGAGGACAACGCGTACTCCGCCTGGGACCCGGCCGGTCCGGCGATACCGGCGCCGCTGGCCGCGTATGCGCCCGAGGACGCCGAGGTACTCACCATCGGTTCGGTCTCCAAGGCGGTCTGGGGCGGCCTGCGGATCGGCTGGATCCGGGCTCCCAGACCGCTGGCCGAGCGGCTCGCGCGGCACAAGGCGCTCGCCGATCTCGGCAGTCCGGTGATCGACCAGGCCCTGACCGCGCGTTTGCTGCCGCGTTTGGCCGAGCTCACCGCGGCCCGCGCGGAAATGGCGACCGGCAGAAAACACCTGATGGGTCAGTTGCTGACAAAACGCCTACCGGAATGGCGCTGGGAAGAACCCGCCGGCGGTTCTGCATTGTGGATCCAGTTACCGGACACCGATGCCCGGATTTTCGCTCAGGTCGCGCTGCGGCACGGGGTCGAGGTGGTGGCCGGCCGGGCGATGGATCCGACCGGGAACCACGACGACCACCTGCGGGTGCCGTTCAGCTATCCGGCCGAGGTGATGTCGGTCGCGGTGGACCGGCTGGCGTCGGCGTGGCGCGAACTGCGGCGGCACGGGCCGGCGGACGCCGTACCGGTGATCGTCTGA
- a CDS encoding LysE family translocator, with translation MGIGQALGFVGATVVLVGMPGPNNIYISLRSLTQGRRAGVVSAFAIETGSIVYILLTALGLAAVVQASPVVFTAISLAGAAYLAVLGIRSLRSGDAAGIGAVQVTSLGRIFREGVLVNLLNPKAALFFLAFLPQFTTRGAGTGQVRNEMLLLGLAVLVIGLLLDLTYALGADALARRFRTAGRRRGLGRYVVAGIYLTIAAVAALSVLA, from the coding sequence ATGGGGATCGGGCAGGCGCTCGGGTTCGTCGGGGCGACAGTGGTGCTGGTCGGGATGCCGGGGCCCAACAACATCTACATCTCGCTACGCAGCCTCACCCAGGGCCGTCGCGCGGGAGTCGTGTCCGCGTTCGCCATCGAGACCGGATCGATCGTCTACATCCTGCTCACCGCCCTCGGCCTGGCGGCCGTGGTCCAGGCCTCGCCGGTGGTCTTCACCGCCATCTCGCTCGCCGGCGCGGCGTACCTCGCGGTGCTCGGGATCCGCAGTCTTCGCTCCGGTGACGCTGCCGGGATCGGCGCGGTTCAGGTGACCTCGCTGGGACGGATCTTCCGCGAGGGGGTGCTGGTCAATCTGCTGAACCCGAAGGCGGCGCTCTTCTTCCTGGCCTTCCTCCCCCAGTTCACCACCCGCGGCGCGGGCACCGGCCAGGTGCGCAACGAGATGCTGCTGCTCGGCCTCGCGGTTCTCGTGATCGGGCTGCTGCTCGACCTCACCTACGCGCTAGGGGCCGACGCGCTGGCCCGGCGGTTCAGGACCGCCGGGCGGCGTCGGGGGCTGGGCAGGTACGTCGTGGCCGGTATCTACCTGACCATCGCGGCGGTCGCCGCGCTCAGCGTGCTCGCCTAG